A stretch of the Actinotalea sp. JY-7876 genome encodes the following:
- the glp gene encoding gephyrin-like molybdotransferase Glp: MRTVTEHRAAVLGLVEPLPVVRVPIADAAGLVLAQDVRAPEALPRWNNSAMDGYAVQAHDVAAATLAEPVRLTVLADLPAGSAAEPVVTPGTAARIMTGAPLPPGADAVVPVEQTDGATDVVAVHAPAAPGAHVRRAGEDVAAGELVLAAGTLLGPRQVAAAASVGCGEVAVHRRPVVAVLSTGSELVAPGARLARGQIPDSNSFLLAAAARAAGCDVVRVGAVPDEADALRAALDAQDGAVDLVITSGGVSMGAYDVVKEVLAADAGMAFVRVAMQPGKPQGYGRLRGGTPIVALPGNPVSASVSFEVFVRPAVRRLRGLAADVVEEEAVALEGWTSPAGREQYMPVTYVGTAAPGDGGASLPAVRPAVRGGSGSHLVAGLARAEALAVVAADVERVEPGDRVRLMRAER, encoded by the coding sequence ATGCGAACCGTCACCGAGCACCGCGCCGCCGTGCTCGGCCTCGTCGAGCCGCTGCCCGTCGTCCGCGTCCCGATCGCCGACGCCGCAGGACTCGTGCTCGCGCAGGACGTCCGCGCGCCCGAGGCCCTGCCCCGCTGGAACAACTCCGCGATGGACGGCTACGCCGTGCAGGCGCACGACGTCGCCGCCGCGACCCTCGCGGAACCGGTGCGCCTCACCGTCCTCGCGGACCTGCCGGCCGGCAGCGCCGCCGAGCCCGTCGTGACACCCGGGACGGCGGCGCGGATCATGACCGGCGCGCCGCTCCCGCCCGGCGCGGACGCGGTCGTCCCGGTCGAGCAGACGGACGGAGCGACCGACGTCGTCGCCGTCCACGCGCCGGCGGCCCCCGGAGCGCACGTGCGACGGGCGGGCGAGGACGTCGCCGCCGGTGAGCTCGTGCTCGCGGCGGGGACGCTCCTGGGCCCGCGGCAGGTCGCGGCGGCCGCGTCGGTGGGCTGCGGCGAGGTCGCCGTCCACCGGCGGCCGGTCGTGGCGGTCCTGTCCACCGGGAGCGAGCTCGTCGCCCCGGGCGCGCGCCTGGCCCGCGGCCAGATCCCGGACTCCAACTCGTTCCTGCTCGCCGCGGCCGCGCGGGCCGCGGGCTGCGACGTCGTGCGCGTCGGCGCGGTGCCCGACGAGGCGGACGCGCTGCGCGCGGCGCTCGACGCGCAGGACGGCGCCGTCGACCTCGTCATCACCTCGGGCGGCGTCAGCATGGGCGCGTACGACGTCGTGAAGGAGGTGCTCGCCGCCGACGCCGGCATGGCGTTCGTCAGGGTCGCGATGCAGCCGGGCAAGCCCCAGGGCTACGGCCGGCTGCGGGGCGGCACCCCGATCGTGGCGCTGCCCGGAAACCCGGTGAGCGCGTCGGTCTCCTTCGAGGTCTTCGTCCGGCCCGCCGTGCGCCGGCTGCGCGGGCTGGCCGCCGACGTCGTCGAGGAGGAGGCCGTCGCGCTCGAGGGGTGGACCAGCCCGGCGGGCCGCGAGCAGTACATGCCGGTGACGTACGTGGGCACCGCCGCGCCGGGCGACGGCGGGGCGTCGCTGCCCGCGGTGCGCCCGGCCGTGCGCGGCGGCTCGGGCTCCCACCTCGTCGCCGGGCTCGCCCGCGCGGAGGCGCTCGCGGTGGTCGCGGCCGACGTCGAGCGCGTCGAGCCCGGGGATAGGGTGCGGCTCATGCGAGCCGAGCGATGA
- a CDS encoding GNAT family N-acetyltransferase, producing the protein MTVSLHRLDPTGVDRADLVEFMTRNVFPFHVRPRLTAEDVERAIADGAYRDEDHDSFWLEHDVLGRIGFLRLEDLSDDAPLFDLRLDPPARGRGLGAEAVRAATDLVFGTMPDVHRFEGQTREDNVAMRRTFLRCGWLKEAHYREGWPVAGGQPVASVAYAILRRDWETGTTTPFVWEDLTA; encoded by the coding sequence ATGACCGTCTCCCTCCACCGCCTCGATCCCACGGGTGTCGACCGCGCCGACCTCGTCGAGTTCATGACACGCAACGTCTTCCCGTTCCACGTCCGGCCGCGGCTCACCGCCGAGGACGTCGAGCGCGCGATCGCCGACGGCGCCTACCGGGACGAGGACCACGACTCCTTCTGGCTCGAGCACGACGTCCTCGGGCGGATCGGCTTCCTGCGGCTGGAGGACCTCAGCGACGACGCACCGCTGTTCGACCTCCGGCTGGACCCGCCCGCCCGCGGCCGGGGCCTGGGTGCCGAGGCGGTGCGCGCGGCGACGGACCTGGTGTTCGGGACCATGCCCGACGTCCACCGCTTCGAGGGCCAGACGCGCGAGGACAACGTCGCCATGCGCCGCACCTTCCTGCGGTGCGGCTGGCTCAAGGAGGCGCACTACCGCGAGGGGTGGCCGGTGGCGGGCGGGCAGCCGGTGGCCTCGGTCGCCTACGCCATCCTGCGGCGCGACTGGGAGACCGGCACGACGACGCCCTTCGTCTGGGAGGACCTCACGGCCTGA
- a CDS encoding ThiF family adenylyltransferase, with translation MGVPPLVEPGPPLTAAQVERWSRHLLLPALGELGQRRLRAARVCVVGAGGLGAPALLYLAAAGVGRLGIVDHDDVELSNLQRQVVHGRADVGRAKTESARDAVHRIDDDVDVVLHHVRLDAATVDEVLGGYDLVLDGTDNFPTRYLVNDACVRLGLPEVWGSVYRFDAQVSVFWGRPPQGSGVPAVQLRDLFPAPPPPGSVPSCAEGGVLGALVGQVGSIMATEAVKLITGTGGPLLGRVLVLDGLAARWSEVPLLAHAPAATDGAAPTDGAALTDDVPDDVPDDVPAVTPDDVPTITALALAERLRARERGEDDFTLVDVREPGERAIVAIPGALAIPLADLLDGTGLPRVPGDRPVVLHCRSGVRSAQAARAVRAAGRDVAHLDGGVLAWVRDVDPSLPSY, from the coding sequence ATGGGGGTGCCGCCGCTCGTGGAGCCGGGTCCGCCGCTCACGGCCGCGCAGGTCGAGCGGTGGTCGCGCCACCTGCTGCTGCCGGCGCTCGGGGAGCTCGGGCAACGCCGGCTGCGCGCCGCGCGCGTGTGCGTCGTCGGCGCGGGTGGCCTCGGCGCGCCCGCGCTGCTCTACCTCGCGGCGGCGGGCGTCGGGCGACTGGGCATCGTCGACCACGACGACGTCGAGCTCAGCAACCTCCAGCGGCAGGTGGTCCACGGCCGTGCCGACGTCGGCCGGGCCAAGACCGAGAGCGCCCGCGACGCGGTCCACAGGATCGACGACGACGTCGACGTCGTGCTGCACCACGTGCGGCTGGACGCCGCCACCGTCGACGAGGTGCTGGGCGGCTACGACCTCGTGCTCGACGGGACCGACAACTTCCCGACCCGCTACCTGGTCAACGACGCGTGCGTACGTCTCGGACTTCCCGAGGTCTGGGGGTCCGTCTACCGCTTCGACGCTCAGGTGTCGGTGTTCTGGGGGCGCCCGCCGCAGGGCAGCGGCGTGCCCGCCGTGCAGCTCCGCGACCTCTTCCCGGCCCCGCCGCCCCCGGGCAGCGTCCCCTCGTGCGCCGAGGGCGGCGTCCTGGGCGCCCTGGTCGGGCAGGTCGGTTCGATCATGGCGACCGAGGCCGTGAAGCTGATCACCGGCACGGGCGGCCCGCTGCTGGGGCGTGTGCTGGTGCTCGACGGCCTCGCCGCGCGCTGGTCGGAGGTGCCGCTGCTCGCCCACGCGCCGGCCGCGACCGACGGTGCAGCCCCGACAGACGGTGCAGCCCTCACCGACGACGTCCCCGACGACGTCCCCGACGACGTGCCCGCCGTCACGCCCGACGACGTCCCGACGATCACTGCGCTCGCCCTCGCCGAACGGCTCAGGGCCCGCGAGCGCGGCGAGGACGACTTCACGCTGGTCGACGTGCGCGAGCCGGGGGAGCGCGCCATCGTCGCGATCCCCGGCGCGCTCGCGATCCCGCTCGCCGACCTGCTCGACGGCACCGGACTGCCGCGCGTCCCGGGCGACCGTCCCGTGGTGCTGCACTGCCGCAGCGGCGTCCGCTCGGCGCAGGCCGCGCGCGCGGTCCGGGCCGCGGGCCGCGACGTCGCGCACCTCGACGGCGGCGTGCTCGCGTGGGTCCGCGACGTCGACCCGTCCCTGCCGTCCTACTGA
- a CDS encoding molybdopterin-binding protein, with the protein MNAREYGGPVSTYRIRDAATLLGVSTDTVRRWVDAGRLTARLDDTGRRVVDGAELAAFAQELASTPGPEGSSGHSVRNRFTGLVTRVVRDTVMAQVEIQAGPFRVVSLISREAADELGLEPGVLATATAKATTVAIERPSTHDVGPGARRPSP; encoded by the coding sequence ATGAACGCACGTGAGTACGGTGGGCCGGTGTCGACCTACCGCATCCGCGACGCTGCGACCTTGCTGGGCGTGAGCACGGACACCGTGCGCCGGTGGGTGGACGCCGGGCGGCTGACGGCGCGGCTCGACGACACCGGACGTCGCGTGGTCGACGGCGCCGAGCTTGCGGCGTTCGCCCAGGAGCTGGCCTCGACCCCCGGCCCGGAGGGCTCGTCCGGGCACTCGGTGCGCAACCGGTTCACGGGCCTGGTCACCCGCGTGGTGCGCGACACGGTCATGGCCCAGGTCGAGATCCAGGCGGGCCCCTTCCGGGTGGTCTCCCTCATCAGCCGGGAGGCGGCCGACGAGCTCGGCCTCGAGCCGGGCGTCCTCGCGACGGCGACCGCCAAGGCCACGACGGTCGCGATCGAGCGCCCGAGCACGCACGACGTCGGCCCCGGCGCCAGGCGCCCGTCGCCGTGA
- the modA gene encoding molybdate ABC transporter substrate-binding protein, which translates to MSTRRAAWRPIAWAATTVLLVGGGVWLAEGGTASAGTDAADAAPRATPGGADDDAAGEVVVLAAASLAEPYETLAAELERRHPGLTVTISTGPSTALAAQVAAGAPADVLATASVETMAAATGALDEAGTGTPEPVVVATNTMALAVPGPSAPGNGDAPDDDDAVRSLADLAHARYAVCRPEVPCGEGADAVLAAAGVARAPVTYENDVGGVLTKVAMGEVDAGLVYASDVHPSAPLVRAGRVVGVPLDGATGDRGAAGEPGTALTGDGAAPWTTSYPVLVLPDAPHPAGARAFVDLLTSDVGRAVLRDAGFGPPP; encoded by the coding sequence GTGAGCACGCGTCGCGCGGCGTGGCGCCCGATCGCGTGGGCGGCGACGACGGTCCTGCTCGTCGGCGGCGGGGTCTGGCTCGCGGAGGGCGGGACCGCGTCCGCAGGGACGGACGCGGCGGACGCGGCTCCCCGCGCGACACCCGGCGGCGCGGACGACGACGCCGCGGGCGAGGTCGTCGTCCTCGCCGCAGCGTCGCTCGCCGAGCCCTACGAGACGCTCGCCGCCGAGCTCGAGCGGCGCCACCCCGGGCTGACCGTGACGATCTCGACCGGACCGAGCACCGCCCTCGCCGCGCAGGTCGCGGCGGGTGCGCCCGCCGACGTCCTGGCCACGGCCAGCGTGGAGACGATGGCGGCCGCGACCGGCGCGCTCGACGAGGCCGGGACCGGGACGCCCGAGCCCGTCGTGGTCGCGACGAACACCATGGCCCTCGCCGTCCCGGGGCCGTCCGCGCCCGGCAACGGCGACGCGCCAGACGACGACGACGCCGTGCGGTCCCTCGCCGACCTCGCCCACGCCCGGTACGCGGTGTGCCGCCCCGAGGTCCCGTGCGGTGAGGGCGCCGACGCCGTGCTGGCCGCCGCCGGCGTCGCACGCGCGCCGGTGACGTACGAGAACGACGTGGGCGGGGTCCTCACCAAGGTGGCGATGGGCGAGGTGGACGCGGGACTGGTCTACGCGTCCGACGTGCACCCGTCGGCGCCCCTCGTGCGGGCGGGACGGGTCGTCGGCGTCCCGCTCGACGGCGCCACGGGCGATCGGGGGGCCGCGGGCGAGCCCGGCACCGCACTCACCGGCGACGGCGCCGCGCCGTGGACGACGTCGTACCCGGTCCTCGTCCTGCCCGACGCGCCCCATCCCGCCGGCGCGCGCGCGTTCGTCGACCTCCTGACGTCCGACGTCGGCCGCGCCGTCCTGCGCGACGCCGGGTTCGGACCGCCCCCGTGA
- a CDS encoding ABC transporter permease: MNRATSPMVPAPGAGPTDEPGRPVPPRTPPGRALPPAAVVPAALGIGFLALPLVGLAARAPWDDLGRVLGEPAVRQALGLSLWTATVSTLVCVLFGVPLAWLLARGRLPARRLVRAVVTLPLVLPPVVGGVALLTVLGRRGLVGGWLDAVGITLPFTPAAVVVAQTFVAMPFLVVTVEGALRASDRRFEEAAASLGASRLTVLRRVTLPLVAPSVAAGAVLTWARALGEFGATVTFAGSFPGRTQTLPLTVYAALDRDPDAAVALSLLLLAVCVAVLVGLRGRWVGEAGPERPTPRAGIASGADGSA; encoded by the coding sequence GTGAACCGCGCGACCTCCCCGATGGTGCCCGCGCCCGGCGCCGGCCCGACCGACGAGCCGGGCCGCCCCGTCCCGCCTCGCACGCCGCCGGGACGCGCCCTGCCGCCGGCCGCGGTGGTCCCCGCCGCGCTCGGAATCGGCTTCCTCGCCCTTCCCCTCGTCGGCCTCGCCGCGCGCGCGCCGTGGGACGACCTCGGACGCGTGCTCGGCGAGCCCGCCGTCCGGCAGGCGCTCGGCCTGTCGCTGTGGACGGCGACGGTCTCGACGCTCGTCTGCGTGCTCTTCGGGGTGCCGCTCGCGTGGTTGCTCGCGCGCGGCCGGCTGCCCGCGCGCCGCCTGGTGCGGGCGGTCGTGACCCTGCCCCTGGTCCTCCCGCCCGTGGTCGGGGGCGTCGCCCTGCTGACGGTGCTCGGGCGACGAGGCCTGGTGGGCGGGTGGCTCGACGCCGTCGGGATCACGCTGCCGTTCACGCCCGCCGCCGTCGTGGTCGCGCAGACGTTCGTCGCCATGCCGTTCCTCGTCGTGACCGTGGAGGGTGCCCTCCGGGCCTCCGACCGCCGGTTCGAGGAGGCCGCAGCCTCGCTCGGGGCGTCCCGGCTGACCGTGCTGCGCCGCGTGACGCTGCCCCTCGTCGCACCCTCGGTCGCCGCGGGTGCGGTGCTGACCTGGGCGCGGGCCCTCGGGGAGTTCGGCGCCACGGTGACCTTCGCCGGCAGCTTCCCGGGGCGCACCCAGACGCTCCCCCTCACGGTCTACGCGGCGCTCGACCGCGACCCGGACGCCGCCGTCGCGCTCAGCCTCCTGCTGCTCGCGGTCTGCGTCGCGGTCCTCGTCGGCCTGCGCGGCCGCTGGGTCGGGGAGGCCGGGCCGGAGCGCCCGACGCCCCGGGCCGGGATCGCGTCGGGCGCGGACGGATCCGCATGA
- a CDS encoding ABC transporter ATP-binding protein: MSPARGGRQPGDAAAGLRLAGSVRRGAFVLDVDLAVGPGEVVALVGPNGAGKSTLARAVAGLEALQTGRVELAGRALDDAAAGTFVPPARRAVGTVFQDHRLFPHLTALDNVAFGPRAAGADRGRAADAARGWLERLGVAELAERRPAELSGGQAQRVALARTLAAAPRALVLDEPLAALDPRTRADVQRALAEHLASFAGPCVLVTHDVVDALVLADRLVVLEAGRVVQDATPGDVVRRPATPYAAHLLGLNLFEAPVPFPTAGGPPAAGARVAVRPSAIALGPAGAADQPWSGTVAAVSARGEHVRVEVDAVPPAVVETTAADLPPYVRPGERVTLTVSPAPTPY; the protein is encoded by the coding sequence ATGAGCCCGGCCAGAGGCGGGCGGCAGCCGGGCGACGCCGCCGCCGGGCTCCGTCTCGCGGGCAGCGTCCGCCGCGGTGCCTTCGTGCTCGACGTCGACCTCGCCGTGGGCCCAGGCGAGGTCGTCGCGCTCGTCGGGCCGAACGGCGCGGGCAAGTCCACCCTCGCGCGCGCGGTCGCCGGCCTCGAGGCCCTGCAGACCGGTCGGGTCGAGCTGGCCGGGCGGGCGCTGGACGACGCCGCCGCCGGCACCTTCGTCCCGCCCGCGCGCCGCGCCGTCGGCACGGTCTTCCAGGACCACCGCCTCTTCCCGCACCTCACGGCGCTCGACAACGTCGCGTTCGGGCCGCGCGCCGCGGGTGCCGACCGTGGCAGGGCGGCCGACGCCGCGCGCGGCTGGCTCGAGCGGCTGGGCGTGGCGGAGCTGGCCGAGCGCCGGCCCGCGGAGCTCTCGGGTGGCCAGGCCCAGCGCGTCGCCCTGGCCCGGACGCTCGCCGCGGCGCCGCGCGCGCTCGTGCTCGACGAGCCGCTCGCGGCGCTGGACCCGCGCACGCGGGCCGACGTGCAGCGCGCGCTCGCCGAGCACCTCGCGAGCTTCGCCGGGCCATGCGTGCTGGTGACGCACGACGTCGTGGACGCGCTGGTCCTCGCTGACCGCCTCGTCGTGCTCGAGGCGGGTCGGGTCGTGCAGGACGCGACCCCGGGCGACGTCGTGCGGCGGCCCGCGACGCCGTACGCGGCGCACCTGCTCGGGCTCAACCTGTTCGAGGCACCGGTCCCGTTCCCGACCGCCGGCGGGCCGCCCGCCGCGGGTGCGCGCGTCGCCGTGCGGCCGTCAGCCATCGCGCTGGGGCCGGCCGGAGCGGCGGACCAGCCCTGGAGCGGCACCGTGGCGGCCGTGTCGGCCCGCGGGGAGCACGTGCGCGTGGAGGTCGATGCCGTGCCGCCAGCCGTCGTCGAGACCACGGCCGCCGACCTGCCGCCCTACGTGCGCCCGGGCGAGCGCGTCACCCTGACGGTCAGCCCCGCGCCGACGCCGTACTGA
- a CDS encoding cupin domain-containing protein, with translation MEHFTIATVAQQSPDFRRVLWTGEHTQLVIMTIPPGGEIGEEVHEDTDQILTFVSGIGEATVSGQKRKVSQGDLVVVPAGRKHNFVNTGENPLILYTVYGPPEHADGAVHATKEEADALEEAGKDEPPTSE, from the coding sequence ATGGAGCACTTCACGATCGCGACCGTCGCCCAGCAGAGCCCCGACTTCCGACGGGTGCTCTGGACCGGCGAGCACACCCAGCTGGTCATCATGACGATCCCGCCGGGCGGCGAGATCGGCGAGGAGGTCCACGAGGACACCGACCAGATCCTGACGTTCGTCAGCGGCATCGGTGAGGCGACCGTCTCGGGGCAGAAGCGCAAGGTCAGCCAGGGCGACCTCGTCGTCGTCCCGGCGGGCAGGAAGCACAACTTCGTCAACACCGGCGAGAACCCGCTGATCCTCTACACGGTCTACGGTCCGCCGGAGCACGCCGACGGCGCCGTCCACGCCACCAAGGAGGAGGCGGACGCGCTCGAGGAGGCCGGCAAGGACGAGCCGCCGACGTCCGAGTGA